Below is a genomic region from Hevea brasiliensis isolate MT/VB/25A 57/8 chromosome 3, ASM3005281v1, whole genome shotgun sequence.
CTGGTCAAATATGTTGAGCACATGATGCATAGTTGGTTTACTTTACATCGAATGTGTAAGCtaacctttcttttttttttttttttttttttgtctttttttacCTAAATGAGTCTGAGTGTTTGATTTGactatctattttttttttttacttttaattttaaatatatttttaattaaaaagttaaattaaaaataactaattaattattaattttataaaattacttaaaaataatttttaaacaatttaaattttaatttaaagatgtttaaaagtaatttaatttattaaaattataaaaataatatgtaaTTAATTATTGTAGGTGTTAAAAtaagaataatattaatatttcaaaaaattattaggataatataatttttgacttggtcaaataatagttttaaaataaatatattaatatatgacttttaacttattttaaatagattttttaatttataagtcaaataaATACTAATATGCTTATAACTTTCTATTTATATAGGTTTgactaacttataaattaaattatacatcctctaaaatataaatataagatATACAGTGTGATTTATCAATATATAAATCTCAAATATTTATATCCAATTAATAGTAAATCGAGTTTAAGCAAGAATTTTCCCTTATCTTTTAtaactttcttttgttttttatTCTTCTATTttgtttgtttaattttttttttaaatgaacatttaattgtttatatgagaaaataatttcaggatttttagattttatcatgaaattaataatttcagtgataaatatttaatttgttttaaatgattaaatatttaattttagtattaaTATTGACAATTCTTtttaaaaaactaataaaaaatttaaaatgtaaaaaggtgtaaaatattttatatatgccATTCATTACATATGTGAAATTTATTCTCAATGACATCATTTTTAATGCATAAGAAATGAAATTTCATTGCTTTTAAATTCTTATTTTTCTTActtcttattatatatataaaaaggagTAATTTTTAGCTACATCGGACTGTATACATCCGATCAATTAAACattgttattttaattaaaatcatgATAAGTCCCacttaaaatattttcataaaaaattatgaaaacgaTATTaggatatttttatataattaaatttaaataatggcTTAATTATTCTTTTTAAATAATATACCCACTAAAAAATGTATAAAAGAGAAAGTTTTCACAATTATAGGGAATTTTTAATTCTATTGaaacaatttttttaaataaattcaaaattttttattttataatgagAATATATGGCTAATCTAAcggtaaattaaattaattaaatatcaattatagaaatacttaattataaattaataactaaGCAAAACACATACACTCTGagctataaattattttataataaagatatataaaaataaaaatttcattaaaattgcTATAATTTTATCATTACTCATTCTTATCTTTGTTTTACCTtgtttttgttaaaaaaataaattaataattaagtttttaggataaaaaatttattagtgtattatatttataattttcaagagaacaattaaaatttctattttttttttaaatttccaattatatCAACAAAAATATCAAATATCCATTGAATTAAATTTACATGTGCATATGAACTCAATTTTTCACCTAACTACTGTTCCATCAAATTAAGAGTGACCGTTGGGAATCGCATATCTTCCCTTCCTCTCCTCCCTTAGTGTATATGTTTCAATGTCAACATTTGAAGATGACTCATTAAGGACATGAATCAGAGAGGAGAGGAAGATATTTGACGATTCCCATAGCGCTGGAACAAGGAATCAATGTGGCTCAGGGCATCCTTATCACTCCTGACCATGTTGTCCTTGTTGGAAAACTTTTGTCTTTACCGtaactcaaaatataaatatataaatttaaatatttaatatataaattttatttatatattttatattttaaatttatgtcaaaatgaaataataaaaacatttttATATTGCCCTGAGCGGAATCATCTTAAGCCTCGCCTCCATCCCTTCTCCCCTTAAAAAAagtttagaaaattaaaattttacctcCAAAggctaaaaaaattttaaaaaaattactgtTATACtctctaaaatttttaaaattaaaaatttatttataaattttagtatattttaaaaaagaaattattattttccttctaatatttttttttaatctctacATTTCtaagtaaattttattatatttttatatcatttaatattttaatctcttgttttttatttaagtttttatatttttatgtttaatttgaataactttaatttttttaatttaaaaaaatttattttaaaaaataaaaaataaacaattatgataatataattaactattttctttcaaataatttattctaaATCTAAATAATTCCGACTGAACCATTAATTGAAACTATTGAGAAAACCTTAAAATTTCATAAGGAACGCACATCATTAGAAAGAGAAACACGTAAAGATCTGGTCATGAAAGCTTGGCGATTCATTCGGAATGAGTTGAGTACGGTGCATGAACTCCGATCTCATGCATCTCACCGTCAACTATCCACCATGATCTTATTTGGTGAAAAGTTTGATGACTTAGAGTTGTTTGACATTATTATTGGGATTATTattgagaaaataatttttttaaatatatcaaatagagagtattaaaaaataatttaaaattaaatttaataaattttagtcataagaacattaaaataataaaataattttttataaatttttttaataatatttaaaataataattatatttaaaaaataattttaaccatCTAAACGCAATGTCAAATAGACATTGAGATTGATGGGCTATGAACTAGCGTACCAATTgtcgaaaaagaaaaagaagaagaagaaggagaagaagaagtgggtaAAACTATTAGATTAATGATGGAAGTCAAAGGAGAAGGAGAAGAAAGTGGAGTTTATAATTGTGAATCTGAAAACTTATAAGTCAAacaaaatattctttaaaatataaatataaggtATGTAGTGCGACCTATCGATATatgaatttcaaatatttatattcAATATATAGTAAATCAGGTTTAATCTTTTAtatctttattttgtttttttttcttctattttgtttttaattttttttaaaggaacATTTAATTGTTTACATGAGAAAATAATTTTAGGATTTTTAGATTTTAtcatgaaattaataattcagtgataaatatttaatttgttttaaatgattaaatatttaattttagtattaaTGTTGACCATCtttgttaaaaaattaataaaaaaatttaaaatataaaaaggtGGAAAATATTTTATAGATGCCATTCATTACATATGTGAAAATTATTCTCAATGACATCATTTTTAATGCATAATAGATGAAATTTCATTGCTTTTAAATTCTTATTTTCTTActtcttattttatatatataaaaaagggTAATTCTTAGCTACATCCGACTGTAtatatctgatcaattaacaattattattttaattaaaatcatgATAAATTctacttaaaaatattttttcataaaaaattatgaaaacgaTATTAGGAtcgtttttatataattaaatttgaatactagtttaattatttttttaaaaataatataaccaCTAAAAAAATGTATGAAAGAGAAAGTTTTCACAATTATAGGGAATTTTTAATTCTATTgaaacaattttttttaaataaattcaaaattttttattctaTAATGAGGATATATGGCTAATCTAACGGTAAATTAAGTCAATTAAATATCAGTTACAGAAATACTTAGTTATAAATTAATAACTAAGCAAGAGACATACATACTAagctataaattattttataatgagGATATATAGAAATAAGAAACTtcgttaaaattataataattttatcagtTGTTCATTTTTGTCTTTATTTTACCTtgtttttgttaaaaaaataaattaataattaagtttttaggataaaaattttattagtgtattatatatataattttcaagagaaaaattaaaatttatatttttaaaaaatatttccaAATATATCAACAAAGTTATCAAATATccattgaattaaatttatatgTGCATATGAACTCAATTTTTCACCTAACTACTGCTCCATCAAATTAAGAGTGACAGTTGGGAATTGCATATCTTCCCTTCCTCTCCTCCCGTACAATATAAGTTTCAATGTCAACATTTGAAAATGTCTCATTGAGGACATGAATCAGAGACGAAAGGAACATATGTGACAATTCCCATAGCGCTGGGACAAGGAATCAATGTGGCTCGGGGCATCCTTACAACTCCTAACCATGTTGTCCTCGTTAGAAAATTTTTGTCTGGACTTAATTCgccattaactttttttttttttttttttttttcaaaagataaatatatatatggCTCAATGATAGAAATTAATACTTGTTAAAACTAtgacaattttaataaaattgttatTCACATATAAGTTCCCCACACACACGCTGTCCACAATCGATGTAGGATCCCAAAATATCAGTATTTGAGCACGCCCAACCCACTCGCGGACCTCAACTAAGGCTACACCTGATACTTAACCTCATATTTTGTTTTCACTCAAAGTCAcactttttttttgttaaaagaTAGGCACACACATACGGCTTAGTGACGGAAATAGATACTTGTTAAAATCATAGTAATTTTAATAAGGTTATTGTTTCTATATGAGTCACATACACACGCTATCCATAATCGATATGAGATCCCAAACGATCAATTCaccattaatttaaaatataaacataTGCATTCAAAAATTTAATAGATAAAATTTACTATATATCttgtatattaaatatataacagATCGAGTATAAGATAATAAAAATCATTTTATATTGCCTTTCCTTGATCTCCTTATTGCTCTATTAGTCTGTTGTAACCACAGGCGCAAGTATTTTAGGCCTCGCCTCCATCCCTTCTCCCCCTAAAAAAAATGtgttttgaaaattataatttcatctttaaaatttaaaaaaattactggTACTCGCTctaaaacttttaaaattaaaaatttatttataaattttagtatattttaaaaaaataaattattatttacctTCTAATATTGTTTTTCAATCTCTATGTTTCtatgtaaattttatttatattttttatatcatttaattttaatcttttttatttatgtttttatatttaatttgaataaatttaattaaaaaaaatattttaaaaaataaaaaataaaccatTATATGATAATATAATTAACTATTTTCTTACAAATAATTTATTCTAAATCTAAATAATTCTTAACGCTGGCTGAACCATGAATTGAAACTATTAAAAGCCTTAAAATTCTGTAAGGAATGCACATCAGTATAAAGAGAAATACTTATGGCCTGTTTGGCATTGCTATTGAAACTGcagttaagaaaattatttttttaaatatactagttaaagagtattaaaaaataattaaaaattaaatttgatcagttttagctataagaatactaaaataacaaaataatttttttcaaactgCTTTTTTCAATAACATCTAAAATGTTTCTTTTATTCAGAAAAGCCGTTTCATGCTCTGAAACTCAATGCCAAATAGGACTTTAAAGATCTCTACATCATTAAAGCTTGGCAATTCACTGGAAATGGGGTGACTACGGCGCATGAACTCCGATCTCATGCATCTGATTGTCAATTATCCACCATGATCTTGTTTGGTGTAAAGGTTGATGACTTAGGCCTATTTggtattattgaaaaaattatttttttaaatatattagatagagaatattaaaaaataatttaaaattaaatttaataaattttaattataaaataataaaataaattttttaaaattattttttaatagaatttataataatatttttattaaaaaaataatttttgtccTCTAAATATAATGGCAAATAGACACTTAGATTGACAGGCTGTGAACTAGCATGCCATCtatagaagaaaaagaagaagaatgagaaGAAGAAATGGGTAAAACTATTTGATAAATGATCTAAGAAAGAGGAGAAGAAAATGGAGTTTACAATTGGGAATTTGGATTTGTGAATAGATTTTaggttttttattttcttttttaattttttaaataataaataattttttaaatttataattataaaattaatatttaattattaaaaatttaaaaaaatcattattttttttttcaaatattgggTTTATTTGAATCTAAATGAAAAGTTTTAAATTAGtttaactcaaaagttaaaaataaacttATTCGGACATCAATTGAAAGTTAAAAGGCGATTTGAACTTTTTTtccttatatatgtatatataaaaagttatttttattttaatatttgacTCAATTTGATTTTCTTTAAACACTTAATTTGATTGATTTACAATGCTATTTTTCTTAGAGgacttaaaatattttttttaatttatattttaatttaaaaataaataattaattatttcataaaattattaaaagaaaatgTGTTTGAACTCCCCGAATCTCTTAACGCTAAATTATTTCAAAGACTGATTTATGAGTTTTACAATATTTTaagtatttaattataatttatccaaAAAATACAGACTTAATCGAATTGATTTTAATATAATTCCCgactcaaaccaaaccaaatcaaAACGTGGCTTGGACTAACCCAAGTGGTCTCCCTCCCATTTCGTGGGTTTTGGGACACGTCGAACACTTGCTTGTCGGAGACGAACGTTTGCTGTGTCGGACACATCTGCCTCCTCTCCATTGGACTCATATACTCTCTTTCTCTCCCTCCTCCTATCTTTCTACGAATTTACCTCCTTTCTGGACTGTTTTTTACTTGCACCACCCTTAGCCTACGCGCCTCGCCCTGCTTATCATGCGCCCACTCTAAATAGAGTTCATAGTACGCAAAGCAATTTTGTTGTTTCGTAATCTCTCGGTGGCTTTTCTGCTTTGAATGTGAGTATCGAATCCCTAATTTCTTCTAGTTTTCCccactttattttaatttattttttggtgCTTTCTTTTTCGTCTTCTTACTGTTTATGTGTGTCAGATTACATAAACTGGGATCCCATTTGTGCAAATCCCTAATCTTTCTTTTCTACTGGTGGTGGGTTTTGCTGGGTTTTGGAGCTTCTCTGTGATgtgatattctttttttttttcttcattaggGTTTTGCTTTTCATAGAGTGATTAATTTTGGGTTTAAGAGCATAGCTTTTCTCAGTGCGGTAGTTACTTCAATAATTTCGTATCATATTTAGGGTTTTCGAGTGCGTGCTTCAATGCTGTTACAAATGAATGTTTTAGTTTTGTTTCTACCATTTTTATCGTGTTTTGGGCCTTCTATTATGCCTTTTATTCTATTAGATATTATCGAGTGGTTATCTTTGTGATGCTTTGTTGAGGTTTAGTCCAATGTGTTCATTGATATTGATTTAGGAAAGTGGGATTATTGTTATTTCCAGATGGCATGGACTGAGAAAAatgatggaaatgggagagagcaGGAATCGAATGGAAATAATGGTTTCTTGGAAGGGTCGCAGCCTTCTCCTACTGCAAGTGGCTCTCCCGTTGGTATAGCTGCAGCGCCAAAGGGTTTTGAAGGGAAGGATGGTCTCTCTTATGCCAATATTCTTCGTTCCAGAAACAAATTTATTGATGCTCTTGCTATTTATGAGAGTGTCTTGGAGAAAGATAGTGGAAACGTCGAAGCTCACATTGGAAAGGGCATATGCCTGCAGATGCAGAGCATGGGAAGGGTTGCTTTTGATAGTTTTGCTGAAGCGGTCAGGCTGGATCCACAGAATGTTTGTGCCCTTACACATTGTGGTATATTGTACAAGGATGAGGGTCGACTGGTAGAGGCTGCTGAGGTATGCTTGTGAcaattaattcatgtttattatgGAAAAAATATAAGCAGTTAAGATGGTGTTGTTTTGTTCAACTGTAAATTAGTTTGCACAGAAAAGTTGTTCATGAATCAGTTTTGTTATGATTTATTGTACCTTTCGTGTGTCCTTTCTTGGTGTTGATGTTTCTGAATTAGTTCTATATACAGGACACATTTTAGTGTGTAATATGAGAATTGTTGCTTCCAGTGGATGTAACATGAGGAGTCCTTTTGCCTCTATTTTCTTGTTTTTATGACCAATAACCTGTCATCTTATGCGAATatgttttcttttttaaaattgtGCTGTTTGTTGTATTTAGGGTGAAGTTATTcttttacaaaatgatatgcCACTGTAATTTGCCTTGGTGATAGTTGATCTTAGGACTTGATTAATTTTACTTGGTGTAGTCTTATCACAAAGCTCTGAGAGCAGATCCTTCATACAAACCAGCTGCAGAATGCCTAGCCATTGTCTTAACTGATCTTGGTACCAGCTTAAAGCTTTCTGGCAATACACAGGAGGGAATTCAGAAGTATTACGAAGCTCTTAAAATAGATCCGCATTATGCCGTAAAATCATACCTTCTCAATCCCACCTCAGTAGCTTTCAGCttcttttaaaaatattttttttatgtttgttTTGCTTTTGTCATATGGATTTATAGTTTTACACTTTTACTTCTTACATGCAGCCTGCATATTATAACCTTGGTGTTGTGTATTCTGAAATGATGCAATATGACACTGCCCTTAATTGCTATGAGAAAGCTGCATCGGAGAGGCCCATGTATGCTGAAGCTTATTGCAACATGGGTGTCATCTATAAAAACCGAGGTGATTTGGAGTCGGCCATTGCCTGTTATGAGAGGTAGCCTGCCAGTTAGCAATAAGCAATCTATCCTTTCTTCCAGGCCTTGCATCTAAGGTGCATCTTTGTTGGTCTCTACATCTGCTGATGCCCTACTGATATGTTTTTTCAGGTGTCTAGCTGTGTCACCAAACTTTGAGATAGCAAAGAATAATATGGCGATTGCTCTGACAGATTTAGGAACAAAGGTGGCTTTTCCATCCTATTGATTACTCTTGTTCTCACTGCAATGTTCTATCTATTATTTACTCACTACTCACTAGTCACTAtgttattttcagaaattttctttAGGACTTATTTCTTCTATTTTTTGTTGGTTGTGTTAATGAGGTACTCGGGCATATGGTCTTTTTTCCAACCATTGTAATAGAATACTTTTTTTTCTCATACTTGTTGATATAAATTCCTTTATTGTGATTTTTACTTCAATAGTTTTTTCTCGGTTTCCTTTGACTGATTTTGGATTCAGTGATATATATGTATAATCAGGTTAAATTGGAGGGAGACATCAATCAAGGCATTGCATATTACAAGAAGGCTTTGTTTTACAATTGGCACTATGCTGATGCCATGTATAATCTTGGTGTTGCATATGGTGAAATGCTGAAGTTTGATATGGTACATCATGATGAATTTTACACTCTGAATGTTTGTGTTCACATGTACAATGAGGATTGATTAAATGATATTATGGAACTCATACCTTCTTTGTAACTGATGCAAAAAGTCGCATGTTCACAAGTTTTAGCCAgttttatttttagatcattttaggTTGTTCATTTTTTCACTGAACAATTTCTATTTGTAGGCAATTGTGTTTTATGAGCTTGCTTTCCACTTCAATCCTCACTGTGCCGAGGCTTGCAACAACTTAGGAGTAATATACAAAGACCGAGACAACCTTGATAAAGCTGTGGAGTGTTATCAGGTAATTCATGACCCTGGTTTAGGATTTTAGATTTTTATTCACGAGTTTCTGTTGTAGTTGTCATATTTATCATTGTTTTTGCAGATGGCATTATCAATCAAACCAAACTTCTCTCAGTCTTTGAACAATCTTGGTGTAGTGTACACAGTCCAGGTTCAACATGGAGTTATTCACAAGTCATTTAAAAGGATATATGCCTGATATGGTTTCTGATGACATCTTTCCATTTGACAGGGTAAAATGGATGCTGCTGCAAGCATGATTGAGAAAGCTATCATGGCGAATCCCACTTATGCTGAAGCATATAATAACCTAGGTTTATCTCTTAtttgctttctctctctctctctctctctctctctctctctctcacacacacacacacacacacacacacacacacgcttgGATACACACACAATAGTTACACTCTGCATCTTTGACTGGTTCTTTTTTTTGTTTGATGTTTAATGTGTCTTCTTGTGGTTCCCATTTGCTGTTGCTTTACTGTATTCTTTTCTTATTCCACTGAGTTCAAGTTTTCTTGACAAAAAACAATTCTTTCATGCCTAGCCCTCTACACTTTTTCCCTGAATGTCAATCTGTATATCCTCTATATGCAGGGGTCCTTTACAGAGATGCAGGAAATATAACTATGGCCATTAATGCTTATGAGCAATGTCTCAAGATAGATCCTGATTCTCGCAATGCAGGCCAGGTACCGTAGATCTGCAACCTTGCTCTAGTGCATCTCATTTACTTCCTTATGTTCAGTTATTATAATTGGATCTCTTATACTCAATCATATCAAACAAATGTTACTTTATATGGTTTCTTGCAGATATAATAGCAATTCAACATATGTGGGTAGTTTTTTATCTGACAAGAACAATGGTATTTTCCAGAAGTTTGCCccgaaaattaaataataattatatttgaatatagaacatataacTTTAGTGTTGAGGGAAACTTAAGAAGCAGCCCATcttttttatgtaattttttttttcctggttTAACCAAGGAGCTTTCAATTTCCAGAAATCACTTAGGAAAAAGCAAGGGAAGTTTTTGCATGGAATTATGATTCAGTTGATTATATTTTTAACATACGAGTGCTCCACATTTGATCAAGGGCTTAACAATAGACAATGTGCCAAACTTGCCTCTTTCTTCCTTTTGTGTGGATTTCTTGACAGAAATGAACCATTAAATGGCTTAATCAATGAAATGATGATTCTTTCACTTGTTCAGTCGTCTATGGAAAATTTGTTGGCTGAATTCATCTTAATTGTTGTCACACTTGATACCCAAGATTGAAACAGCTTGTGTATTTTTTGTATGCTAATATTGTTATGTGTTTGATGGTTGTCGCATCCTCTCCTGTATTAATCTGCCTCATAGTTGTAATTATGAACTTACTTTTGCAGAATCGGTTGCTTGCAATGAACTACATAAATGAGGGATGTGATGATAAGCTTTTTGAGGCTCACAGGTTTCGCATGATTTTGATAAATTGGGCATGCTTTTATTTtagttctttttcttttttgacGTAAAATGCAACTTATTATGAGTCCATTGTCGTGTACAGTTATTAATTTTTGCTAGTTGCCATTCTCATGGACTTTGTAATGAAGCCATGTGCTACTTATTTCAGAGTTCAAATTATACATGGATTACTTGTTGGAGGATTGTGAGCCTACAAGAAAATACCATTTGACCTTGCAGGATTTGATGTTGGATAAAAAATATGCATTAATTGAAACATTTGAGTGAGACATCTATTAAAATCCACTTTGAAAGTGATTGTTTTTTGCTATGCCCATTTTGTTTTGTACCTTGTTGCAGAATTAATCTACTAGATTTATTGGCTTCGATTTcacgttcaaaaaaattttttttttcttctagttGTTCCATTGATTTTTCTTTGTCTTTCTAAATTATATTCTTGTGATCTGTGTCTCTTGATTTCTTCAAGTTTCCTggtattatttcttttcttctttgaTGCTCATTTGCAAATGAAAAGGATAATCTCATACCACTTATGAATCATTTTATCTATTTATGTTTGCATTTCTGTACTAGCAGCTTTACGGCTCTAAGAAAATATTGTTTTGTCCTTGGTGAGGCTTCATCTGAATTGAAATGCCTACATGCAGGGACTGGGGTAGGCGCTTTATGAGGTTGTATCCGCAATACACTTCATGGGACAATCCAAAGGATCCAGAAAGGCCAATTGTGATTGGATATGTATCTCCTGATTATTTTACCCATTCTGTATCGTATTTCATTGAGGCCT
It encodes:
- the LOC110653304 gene encoding probable UDP-N-acetylglucosamine--peptide N-acetylglucosaminyltransferase SPINDLY isoform X1; this translates as MAWTEKNDGNGREQESNGNNGFLEGSQPSPTASGSPVGIAAAPKGFEGKDGLSYANILRSRNKFIDALAIYESVLEKDSGNVEAHIGKGICLQMQSMGRVAFDSFAEAVRLDPQNVCALTHCGILYKDEGRLVEAAESYHKALRADPSYKPAAECLAIVLTDLGTSLKLSGNTQEGIQKYYEALKIDPHYAVKSYLLNPTSPAYYNLGVVYSEMMQYDTALNCYEKAASERPMYAEAYCNMGVIYKNRGDLESAIACYERCLAVSPNFEIAKNNMAIALTDLGTKVKLEGDINQGIAYYKKALFYNWHYADAMYNLGVAYGEMLKFDMAIVFYELAFHFNPHCAEACNNLGVIYKDRDNLDKAVECYQMALSIKPNFSQSLNNLGVVYTVQGKMDAAASMIEKAIMANPTYAEAYNNLGVLYRDAGNITMAINAYEQCLKIDPDSRNAGQNRLLAMNYINEGCDDKLFEAHRDWGRRFMRLYPQYTSWDNPKDPERPIVIGYVSPDYFTHSVSYFIEASLVYHDYANYKVVVYSAVVKADAKTNRFREKVLKKGGVWRDIYGIDEKKVASMVREDKVDILVELTGHTANNKLGMMACRSAPVQVTWIGYPNTTGLPTIDYRITDSQADPPDTKQKHVEELVRLPECFLCYTPSPEAGPVASTPALANGFITFGSFNNLAKITPKVLQVWARILCAVPNSRLVVKCKPFCCDSVRQRFLSTLEELGLESLRIDLLPLILLNHDHMQAYSLMDISLDTFPYAGTTTTCESLYMGVPCVTMAGAVHAHNVGVSLLSKVGLGHLVAKNEDEYVQLALQLASDIPALSNLRMSLRDLMSKSPVCDGASFALGLESIYRDMWHRYCKGDVPSLKRMELLREEGISEAATIKNSEPASIPEGLPESVKANGFIAVGESLFEDNGSQSVESYFKQAELKLNWI
- the LOC110653304 gene encoding probable UDP-N-acetylglucosamine--peptide N-acetylglucosaminyltransferase SPINDLY isoform X2; amino-acid sequence: MAWTEKNDGNGREQESNGNNGFLEGSQPSPTASGSPVGIAAAPKGFEGKDGLSYANILRSRNKFIDALAIYESVLEKDSGNVEAHIGKGICLQMQSMGRVAFDSFAEAVRLDPQNVCALTHCGILYKDEGRLVEAAESYHKALRADPSYKPAAECLAIVLTDLGTSLKLSGNTQEGIQKYYEALKIDPHYAPAYYNLGVVYSEMMQYDTALNCYEKAASERPMYAEAYCNMGVIYKNRGDLESAIACYERCLAVSPNFEIAKNNMAIALTDLGTKVKLEGDINQGIAYYKKALFYNWHYADAMYNLGVAYGEMLKFDMAIVFYELAFHFNPHCAEACNNLGVIYKDRDNLDKAVECYQMALSIKPNFSQSLNNLGVVYTVQGKMDAAASMIEKAIMANPTYAEAYNNLGVLYRDAGNITMAINAYEQCLKIDPDSRNAGQNRLLAMNYINEGCDDKLFEAHRDWGRRFMRLYPQYTSWDNPKDPERPIVIGYVSPDYFTHSVSYFIEASLVYHDYANYKVVVYSAVVKADAKTNRFREKVLKKGGVWRDIYGIDEKKVASMVREDKVDILVELTGHTANNKLGMMACRSAPVQVTWIGYPNTTGLPTIDYRITDSQADPPDTKQKHVEELVRLPECFLCYTPSPEAGPVASTPALANGFITFGSFNNLAKITPKVLQVWARILCAVPNSRLVVKCKPFCCDSVRQRFLSTLEELGLESLRIDLLPLILLNHDHMQAYSLMDISLDTFPYAGTTTTCESLYMGVPCVTMAGAVHAHNVGVSLLSKVGLGHLVAKNEDEYVQLALQLASDIPALSNLRMSLRDLMSKSPVCDGASFALGLESIYRDMWHRYCKGDVPSLKRMELLREEGISEAATIKNSEPASIPEGLPESVKANGFIAVGESLFEDNGSQSVESYFKQAELKLNWI